The Chloroflexus aggregans DSM 9485 genome segment TTTCGGATGTATTACAGCGGCCTTTCTGAACCCGGAGTTATCAATAGCATTGGTTTAGCCGAATCGACCGACGGGATCAATTGGACCCGCGTCCCTGGTCCGTTCCCTAATGGCGGAATGATCGTCCCATCAGGGATCAGTAGTCAGTTTGATACCAATTACGTTGTAGCACCGGTAGTACTCATCGATGAAGCGTCACCCATCGCACCCTGCGAAAGCGGACGGACGAGCGGGGTCTGCCACCGAATGTGGTTTGAGGGCGTGCGCACCTCACCGAGCTACACCTTCCGCATCGGCTACGCCGTCTCCCCCGACGGCATCAATTGGACCCGCGTAGCCACGTACAGCGACGGATCTGTTGTCCAACCCGGCCCCTTCGGCGATTTCGACGATAACAACGTCGGTGTGCCGATGGTCATCAAAGATGGCGCTATCTACCGGATGTGGTTCGAGGCGAATGGCTATGCCACCGGCTATACCACGGGCTATCTCGTCTCGACGGATGGTCGCACCTGGAGCCGCGCCGTGCCAAACACACCCGTCTGGACGGGCGCAATGGATTCGATCAACGAGGGGTCGCCTGATGAAGTGTGGGCGGTGCGCGCGTTAAAGGAAGGCCCGACGTACCGGCTCTATTACACAACCAGCACACGCCCCAATGCACGCCGCTTCGCGCTGGCCGAGATGACTCCCGGCGATCCATTAAGTGTGAGTGTGACACAGACTGGCACAACCTACACCCTTACGTTCACCACCGTCGCAATCCCGGCAGGGGGCAGTGTGCTTATTACGTTACCGCCAGACATCGCGGTAAGTGCGTTGAGCGCTGATGGGATGAGCGGATTTGGCAGCGGTGATAGCTTCGAAGTTAACCCTGCCGCAATTACCGATGCACTCTCAGGTGGCGTGGCCCGCGGCGCGTTGCTGCTGCGTTTGCCTGCCGGCGCGCTGGCGGGGGTGAAGAGCATTACCTTCACCATTACCGGCCTCAGCGCCGATACCGGTGCGCTGGTACAAGTCTTTAATGCGCGTGAGGTGATCGGGTACGCTGAGGTAACATTACCGCTGGTAGCACCAACGGCTACCCCGACCAACACGCCGACCAACACGCCGACCAACACGCCGACCAACACGCCAACGAACACGCCCACCAACACGCCGACGCCGACCGAGACGCCGACGCCCACCAACACGCCCACCAACACGCCGACGCCGACCGAGACGCCGACGCCCACCAACACGCCCACCAACACGCCGACGCCGACCGAGACGCCGACGAACACGCCAACGAACACGCCCACCAACACGCCGACGCCGACCGAGACGCCGACGCCCACCAACACGCCGACGAACACGCCAACGAACACGCCCACTTACACGCCGACGCCGACCGAGACGCCGACACCTACCAATACGCCGACGCCGACCGAGACGCCCACCAACACGCCCACCAACACGCCGACCGAGACGCCGACGCCCACCAACACGCCAACGAACACGCCCACTTACACGCCGACGCCGACCGAGACGCCGACGCCCACCAACACGCCGACGAACACGCCAACGAACACGCCCACTTACACGCCGACGCCGACCGAGACGCCGACGCCCACCAACACGCCGACGAACACGCCAACGAACACGCCCACTTACACGCCGACGCCGACCGAGACGCCGACGCCCACCAACACGCCGACGAACACGCCAACGAACACGCCCACTTACACGCCGACGCCGACCGAGACACCGGCACCTACCAATACGCCGACGCCGACCGAGACGCCCACCAACACGCCCACCAACACGCCGACCGAGACGCCGACACCTACCAACACGCCCACCAACACGCCGACCGAGACGCCGACGCCCACCAACACGCCGACGCCGACCGAGACGCCGACACCTACCAACACGCCCACCAACACGCCGACGCCGACCGAGACGCCGACGCCCACCAACACGCCGACGAACACGCCAACGAACACGCCCACTTACACGCCGACGCCGACCGAGACGCCGACGCCCACCAACACGCCGACGAACACGCCAACGAACACGCCCACTTACACGCCGACGCCGACCGAGACGCCGACACCCACCAACACGCCGACGAACACGCCAACGAACACGCCCACTTACACGCCGACGCCGACCGAGACGCCGACACCCACCAACACGCCGACGAACACGCCCACTTACACGCCGACGAACACGCCAACGAACACGCCCACTTACACGCCGACGCCGACCGAGACGCCGACAAACACGCCGACGAACACGCCCACTTACACGCCGACGAACACGCCCACCAACACGCCGACGCCGACCGAGACGCCGACGCCCACCAACACGCCGACGAACACGCCAACGAACACGCCCACTTACACGCCGACGCCGACCGAGACGCCGACACCCACCAACACGCCGACGAACACGCCAACGAACACGCCCACTTACACGCCGACGCCGACCGAGACGCCGACACCCACCAACACGCCGACGAACACGCCCACTTACACGCCGACGAACACGCCAACGAACACGCCCACTTACACGCCGACGCCGACCGAGACGCCGACACCCACCAACACGCCGACGAACACGCCCACTTACACGCCGACGAACACGCCCACCAACACACCGACGCCGACCGAGACGCCGGCACCTACCAATACGCCGACGCCGACCGAGACGCCGGCACCTACCAATACGCCGACGCCGACCGAGACGCCCACCAACACGCCGACGTACACACCCACGGCGACCAACACGCCAATAACTACCCCGACAGCGACGGCCGTTCTATCGCCAACGACCTATCGCTACTACATCCCGCTGATATTCAACAGCTACAGTCGTTACCTTGTCATTGATGAGAGGCTCATACCTACTCCAACGCCGGCAAGCTTTCGTCCCGCACAATTCTTGCCCCTATAAACATCGAATCGCTCCTGCTAGGTGAGCAGGAGCGATACATTTCATAAATGACTATTTGCTCATTACAAATGACGCTAGGGTTTAGCGGTTATTCAATCGCTTTTGCTAGTCTACGATCGCGCCGGGTGGATCACGATCTCCCCCTACCCCGGTTTAGTTCTCTGACTACCTATAGTAGGAGTACATCGTGAATGACACCCACTACCGAGCGCTCGTATGGCCACTACTGCTGGGCGTAGCGTTTAGCAAGCTGGGGAATGTCCCCATCGCCAATGCTACGACGCCCAACCGCCAATCGTGGGTACACCAAGCGGGGACGTGCCTCCCAACTTTGGAGGGTACCGTCGTTGGGCGGATCGATGAGAGCTGTGGCGGTACCGACATCGGCGTCAATACAACCCAAAGCTATGGCCATACCCGCATCCGCGATGCCGCCTCCCCCGCCACCTACGAAAGGAGCCGCACGACGGGCCTCTGCTATCATATGTGCTACCAGGTCATCGACCGGAGCGGCCGCTTTTTCATCGGCTATACCGTCTCACCCGGCGGCTTCCATTGGACCCGTCTCCCCGGCCCCGGCACCAACGGCAGCGTGACCGGTCGAGACCCTACCGATACCTTCGACGCCCAAACAGCAACCAGTACTACCTTCACGACCGATGCTGACACGCTGACCCTGCTCTGCTTCAACGAAGGAAGTGGGCACCTCACCACCGACCGCTCTGGCAATAATCGTACCTTGACCCTTGGTAGACCTCCCAACGCTAATACCAACAACCCGCTCGGTGTGACCTCAACGGCACCATCAGCACCGTAATGGAAGAACGGGATGCCATCACACAACGGCTACAATCTCTACCAGCATACCGCTTTACTTGCCCTGGTGGGTCTGTTAGTCATGGCCCTTTTCTTCAGATCAACACGTTACGCGGCGCCGCTCCAAGCCCAAGGGGGGTCATCGCTGCGCTTCTATGGCAGCGACACCAATGACCGCGACCGTGTAAAAATTCCACTCGGTCAGATAGACTCTGCGGGCCGGCTTATCACATCTCACCCGGTGAACGTTGGCGATGCCTTCACGCTTGAGTTTTGGATGAAGACTGCGCTCGGCAATACCGCTCCGCCTTGCCCTACCGGTTGGTACACCGGCAACATTATCATCGACCGTGATGTGTTTGGGGCCGGCGATTACGGTGATTACGGCGTTGCTATCTGTAATCAACGGTTGGTCGTAGGCATAAGTGTGGGAAGTGATGACCGACTGCTGATTGGTAATACGGTCGTCACCGATGGCCTCTGGCATCATATTGCTATTGTCCGTGCCAACGACGGTAAGGTACGGCTGTTCGTCGATGGGCAACT includes the following:
- a CDS encoding glycoside hydrolase family protein produces the protein MYFYKNRQDLLCGNYRIFTIATPLFKNASASPNTLSNNCQAIGGGGAVNHTRIVLFSSRFTGSILSLIVLLWVIGSLVPSTPVSATIPNRQPWVHQPGTCPPALEGAVFGLAGDSCGGTGTGFDTTQIYGHTLIRDAASPATPCEGGRTTGLCYRMWYSGFDAFGVRRIGLALSPDGITWTRVIGPGPSGSVLGPGSGGAFDSANVSFPAVIRTTTGYLMWYTGGDGTTFAIGLATSTDGINWTRIPGPLAGNAVLRPSGIPGTFDQTIIAAPRVIRDAASPLAPCEAGRTTGLCYRMWYQGIDSSSRFFIGYAVSPDGLNWTRISGPGTNGSVIGQGPPGTFDSQNAAIDAVVKDGLRYRMWYSAQDGAGAHRIGHVVSLDGVNWVRPVPNDPVWSGSDDPGTLSPDNVWSPFVLKEGLSYRLWYNHTTRENSRRVGLATMIPGTPLSAVGLSGVGPLYTITFTTAATIPADGYVLITLPAAVNIADVSAIALSGFGAGATLTVDDGILTDAEAGGNARGALLVRLTEAVPPGPKSISFAIATPPATDTTVLVQTFDSREVIEYAGVTIGAGGVAPTPTNTPTNTPTNTPTNTPTNTPINTPTNTPTNTPTNTPTNTPTATNTPGPSPTPTPPPDPAPNTQPWTFVNGPCADGAIFGIAGSGCGGSGTSFDTNEIFPPSIVRDEASPLRPCEGGRTSGVCYRMWYVGVDNPIDANRRIGYAVSPDGITWTRVPGPLSGGAVFVGSGIPGTFDNFGVSTMYVIRYGSGFRMYYSGLSEPGVINSIGLAESTDGINWTRVPGPFPNGGMIVPSGISSQFDTNYVVAPVVLIDEASPIAPCESGRTSGVCHRMWFEGVRTSPSYTFRIGYAVSPDGINWTRVATYSDGSVVQPGPFGDFDDNNVGVPMVIKDGAIYRMWFEANGYATGYTTGYLVSTDGRTWSRAVPNTPVWTGAMDSINEGSPDEVWAVRALKEGPTYRLYYTTSTRPNARRFALAEMTPGDPLSVSVTQTGTTYTLTFTTVAIPAGGSVLITLPPDIAVSALSADGMSGFGSGDSFEVNPAAITDALSGGVARGALLLRLPAGALAGVKSITFTITGLSADTGALVQVFNAREVIGYAEVTLPLVAPTATPTNTPTNTPTNTPTNTPTNTPTNTPTPTETPTPTNTPTNTPTPTETPTPTNTPTNTPTPTETPTNTPTNTPTNTPTPTETPTPTNTPTNTPTNTPTYTPTPTETPTPTNTPTPTETPTNTPTNTPTETPTPTNTPTNTPTYTPTPTETPTPTNTPTNTPTNTPTYTPTPTETPTPTNTPTNTPTNTPTYTPTPTETPTPTNTPTNTPTNTPTYTPTPTETPAPTNTPTPTETPTNTPTNTPTETPTPTNTPTNTPTETPTPTNTPTPTETPTPTNTPTNTPTPTETPTPTNTPTNTPTNTPTYTPTPTETPTPTNTPTNTPTNTPTYTPTPTETPTPTNTPTNTPTNTPTYTPTPTETPTPTNTPTNTPTYTPTNTPTNTPTYTPTPTETPTNTPTNTPTYTPTNTPTNTPTPTETPTPTNTPTNTPTNTPTYTPTPTETPTPTNTPTNTPTNTPTYTPTPTETPTPTNTPTNTPTYTPTNTPTNTPTYTPTPTETPTPTNTPTNTPTYTPTNTPTNTPTPTETPAPTNTPTPTETPAPTNTPTPTETPTNTPTYTPTATNTPITTPTATAVLSPTTYRYYIPLIFNSYSRYLVIDERLIPTPTPASFRPAQFLPL
- a CDS encoding laminin G domain-containing protein produces the protein MNDTHYRALVWPLLLGVAFSKLGNVPIANATTPNRQSWVHQAGTCLPTLEGTVVGRIDESCGGTDIGVNTTQSYGHTRIRDAASPATYERSRTTGLCYHMCYQVIDRSGRFFIGYTVSPGGFHWTRLPGPGTNGSVTGRDPTDTFDAQTATSTTFTTDADTLTLLCFNEGSGHLTTDRSGNNRTLTLGRPPNANTNNPLGVTSTAPSAP